A single genomic interval of Chloracidobacterium validum harbors:
- a CDS encoding SDR family oxidoreductase: MDFTGKVVLITGGGRGIGRAAALGFARHGADLSLAARTAADLESVATEVRALGRRVVAIPTDTTRREQVTAWVATTVAELGRIDVVVNAAGIGILKPFSDLTEDDLDRMLAVNVRGVFSVTQVAAAEMAKTGGGIVVNIPGILGRAAMMQAAGYCASKFAVTGMTRAMALDLKRSGIRFTLLHLGGVDSPFWDNIAMRVQRDKMLSVEDAANTILFAASQTGNGVLNELVLQPESHQM, from the coding sequence ATGGATTTTACTGGAAAAGTGGTTTTGATTACGGGGGGAGGGCGTGGCATTGGCCGCGCGGCCGCTCTGGGGTTTGCCCGTCATGGGGCCGATCTGTCGCTGGCAGCCCGCACGGCGGCTGACTTGGAGTCCGTTGCGACTGAGGTTCGCGCCCTGGGCCGCCGGGTGGTGGCGATTCCAACCGATACGACGCGCCGCGAGCAGGTAACGGCCTGGGTTGCCACGACCGTTGCCGAACTCGGTCGGATTGATGTGGTCGTCAATGCGGCCGGTATCGGCATTCTGAAGCCCTTCTCTGATCTGACGGAAGACGACCTAGATCGCATGCTGGCCGTCAATGTTCGGGGCGTTTTCTCGGTCACGCAGGTGGCGGCAGCGGAAATGGCAAAAACTGGCGGGGGCATCGTCGTCAACATCCCAGGCATTCTGGGGCGAGCGGCAATGATGCAGGCGGCCGGGTACTGCGCCTCGAAGTTTGCCGTCACCGGGATGACGCGCGCGATGGCGCTTGACCTCAAACGCAGCGGTATCCGCTTTACCTTGCTTCACCTTGGTGGTGTGGATTCCCCATTTTGGGATAACATTGCCATGCGCGTCCAACGTGACAAGATGCTGTCAGTTGAAGATGCGGCAAACACCATTTTGTTTGCCGCGTCGCAGACCGGTAATGGCGTGTTGAACGAACTCGTTCTCCAGCCGGAGAGTCACCAAATGTAA